From the genome of Anopheles bellator unplaced genomic scaffold, idAnoBellAS_SP24_06.2 scaffold00882_ctg1, whole genome shotgun sequence:
CTGTGACGTGGTCGTCTCTTATGCAGTTTACTGCACATTTCGTGtcaccgtttcgttcgcttgcaTAAAAAAATGACCGAAAGTACACTCGCGACTGATTCCACCTTCAACAAGGAACTTGAACCTGGCGTAATTAGCAATGAAATGCTCACCAAAGCGATTCTGGAGCAAGGTCATAAAGGAGaggccggccggttggcgcTGTTGAATCAATTGCATCTCGAGACCGTCACCGTCATTCGTCTCGAGTTTCAAAGTGAGAGACGGCTGGAACACGCCCCAAGTTTTTGGAGGCCATATGGTAATAAGATCTATATTCGCAGGTATCCTCAAAATTGACCATCTttgggtgatgaaaaatttggAAGTGCTTTCGTTGTCCTTCAACAAGATTgacaaaatcgaaaacctgTCCCGACTGTCGAAGCTAAAGGAATTGAATCTTTCGTTTAACTATatcgaaaaaatcgaaaatctgGAGAAGCTGGAAAATTTACGAATTCTCTCACTCTACGGCAACCGCATATCGCGCATCGAAAACGTAGACAAGCTGGAGAGGCTGGTTATCTTCAGTGTAGGAAGGAATAATATTGGCACCCTGGAAGGTTTGGAGCGGCTAAGGTTTCTGAAAGACCTACGGTCACTCAACTTGGCCGAAAACCCTATCGCCCAGGATACCTCCAAACCGTTGCGCCCTTATTTGGCCACCTTGTTGCCGCAGTTGAAGTACTACGAATACGTATTGATCCGCCAGCACGAACGAGATTCTGGCAAGGAGTTGTTTCAGTAAGTTATGGAGAGTTAAGTCGAGAGTCGAGTCGAGAACTTAATTTCCTCTACATACTTTCGTTGTTTAACATTCAATGCCAGACGCGAGCTTATCGAGATCCTGGAAAACGAACGTGTAGAAATAATCGAACGTGCGAGGGTCGCGAAGGAACGGGACGACGAAATTAAACTCTCGCAAAGTTttgttgaacatttgaatGGCCACCAATTGTTTGACACGTTGTTCGGGAACGACCCGGAGGGCGAAGCACTGTTGACCATAGGCAGCGAAGCCTTGGATTTGAAAAACGAGTAACTGAGCTTTGTGTGCAGTCAAGGAACACGCAATTCAAATCTTTACCATTTGCAGCTACCGGAACGAGGCTTACTCCTTCACGCAACAGATATACAGGACAGGTTTAGAGCAACATGAAAAACGGCAAGCGGAAATCGAGCTCTACAATCGCTGTATACGGGATGAACGGAAGAAGGCACAGTTGCTGGGTCAAAAGTGAGTGTCGTTAACATGTGTTTTTTGATTTGTAATCATCAGTTGTACGTCCCTCCTATTGCAGGtacatcaataatttcatagAATCGTACAACAAGATGTCGGTTGCAGCGAAAGAAATAGTGGCCAGTTTGAGAGGAAAAGACCTGAACAGCAAAACATACAACCCGCATACCGAGAAGCTGCTGGATGAGCTGAACCTATGCAAAAGCGGTTTTAACTCCCTGTTTGAGGACACGTGGCACACTTTGATGGGAATCGAAATGCAGCTGTTTGAACGAACGGAGGTGCTGACTTACTGAAGTTAGGACGTGGCTGGATTTTTTGGCTAATTTTGGTACTCTTTTGGGCGCAGGAGGGCAACTTTACGTTTGAAAACACTATTAAGGAAATGACCAATGAGTTCATTGAGCTTGCACAAGCGCAGTTTGTGTTGTTGCGAGAGGCAGAGATCAACTTTAGCGACACGTTGGTGGATACTGTGCAGCAATTTGTGACCATTAAGGCTGCGTCCGGCCAGGCCGACAGACTCCCGGATGCGTTGAAGGAGGTAATTGGGGTATCGCGCGAGCGCTAGTGAGCCTAACCGAAAATGCTTCTATATTTCTTGTTCCAGTCTTTGGACGACAAAGATGTCATAAGCAACATGGCCGCAGGCATGCGAGATCAGCACATGCAGTTGATAGACGCTAGGGAAGATAAGCTGATAACGCGTAGCCGAAACTGGGTTAAGGAACTGTGCGATGATCTTCAGAAGTAGGTTATTGAATGGATGGGATGCTATACTATTCATTAACTTCTCTAATGTATGTATTTTTACAGTTCTGAAATTAAACGCAACCGGGCGAAAGTTTTAGaaataacatattttcttGACCAACATCGACAAACATTCATGAGCGCGTTCGATGAAGTTGCCAGCAAGTTGGAAGTATAATAACACCGTAATTTATAACAATTGGAACTACTTGCTAAAGGCTATATGTGTGGTTCGATAACATTCCAAgagaataaacaaaataaataaaggatAAGTTAAGTGCACTTGATCCAATATTTTTTTGACAATACATATCAAACCAGAATGAAAAGATCTTGCTGTGTTTTATGCtgatgttttacttttcgctGTGTAGaataattaacattttaaGCACCAAACCTTACTTAGTAATGGTGATGGCTCAGGTGGTTATGGCCGTGCACGATGCTCGACGACGAATGCGCAATCGGGGCGGCATGATGAGCGATCGGCGCGGCGTAGTGGGCAATAGGAGCCGCGTGGTGATGCTGGATGGTAGCATGAGCGACCGGAATGGCATGGTGGGCGATCGGGGCGGCGTGATGGTGTTGGTAGGTAGCGTGGGCGACGGGAGCAACATGATGAGCGATCGGGGCAGCATGGTGAGCATGGACATGCACTGGTTGAGCGATCACTTTGTGCACTGGCTGGAGGACCTTCACATTGGTGGGCTCACGGCGCACGACGGCGTTGAATCCTGAGTGGTGGTCGGCATGGTAGTCGACgatgcggtggtggccatcggagTCCAGCAGCGAGTACTGACCGTGCACTTCATCTCC
Proteins encoded in this window:
- the LOC131214432 gene encoding dynein regulatory complex subunit 3-like codes for the protein MTESTLATDSTFNKELEPGVISNEMLTKAILEQGHKGEAGRLALLNQLHLETVTVIRLEFQSILKIDHLWVMKNLEVLSLSFNKIDKIENLSRLSKLKELNLSFNYIEKIENLEKLENLRILSLYGNRISRIENVDKLERLVIFSVGRNNIGTLEGLERLRFLKDLRSLNLAENPIAQDTSKPLRPYLATLLPQLKYYEYVLIRQHERDSGKELFQRELIEILENERVEIIERARVAKERDDEIKLSQSFVEHLNGHQLFDTLFGNDPEGEALLTIGSEALDLKNDYRNEAYSFTQQIYRTGLEQHEKRQAEIELYNRCIRDERKKAQLLGQKYINNFIESYNKMSVAAKEIVASLRGKDLNSKTYNPHTEKLLDELNLCKSGFNSLFEDTWHTLMGIEMQLFERTEEGNFTFENTIKEMTNEFIELAQAQFVLLREAEINFSDTLVDTVQQFVTIKAASGQADRLPDALKESLDDKDVISNMAAGMRDQHMQLIDAREDKLITRSRNWVKELCDDLQNSEIKRNRAKVLEITYFLDQHRQTFMSAFDEVASKLEV
- the LOC131214433 gene encoding cuticle protein 18.6-like, whose protein sequence is MVFKFVAFATLIAATSAGLLPVAHHGAIATSHSTIQHHAAPAVHYHGDLHASPAVYHHAPAIVKTIAQPTIVKSVEHHAPANYEFSYSVHDEHTGDIKSQHETRHGDEVHGQYSLLDSDGHHRIVDYHADHHSGFNAVVRREPTNVKVLQPVHKVIAQPVHVHAHHAAPIAHHVAPVAHATYQHHHAAPIAHHAIPVAHATIQHHHAAPIAHYAAPIAHHAAPIAHSSSSIVHGHNHLSHHHY